From one Cucurbita pepo subsp. pepo cultivar mu-cu-16 chromosome LG17, ASM280686v2, whole genome shotgun sequence genomic stretch:
- the LOC111779327 gene encoding uncharacterized protein LOC111779327 isoform X4: MDSQTDVDVGCSPSWSSVTNWLVAGGCLDSTVAYESFYYPTNEEETLDSGPKLPLVLRRPSLESGPCEITLHFAEKHEVQQVYVRSTARVYEIYYATNSENEKEYLCTVRCGAALRDEEVLHTTDIEGVSALKNGSNGDVAESNSQRGCNSNTNEDDWVDVKALDGPAVHHKNSSSTSKFGADLDFYEATAEITDAQPCMSLTIRLLSLQNRSTVYVDEVYVFANPVDSEEEGPVENSGQNSHSSLMSMLVPTLLQLSKTTSCSKNSDGRTSNAEGILALPKVEPKAPHPINSVAELQKEGKSCATVDDEVILQEENESDRPVRKPEVPLQVPVKERMRDEPLSCIESILGQLVSRMDRIENCFLRFEENMLRPINSIEGRLKQVEQQLEVLTKESHGSEWPSCYRMSAPSFSANESVSNSFYNSGNDHPSCGPIEPDQKELQSGASPVALNIPNSECSSLLCPSLVVTAPEFSNGEDDDQERVMVTASEFSNGNDDGQGNPVQEVVVDSPKSKPKPSIDDVLASALAQFALSSSLSANGGNLSPSRHDHTSKIDEGDGDDVLDNPECKHQSTDGDVGVASAKQSMNQMEELENVQAINETGEDYIPERSNINENEPDSIHVDADADADVDGDPMEVTKEVRNIDIIHDVLGFSRDTSVVNFKIPILDVSFTTVGDSTSNDTLKELLGDMAESSYGGASRPKESDDRTPVGEQYDLILVEEEVQENAATRNCPISVDMNYYTIMSEPLVTDGENLQDYYCNNDTAISSLI, translated from the exons ATGGATTCACAGACCGACGTCGACGTTGGTTGCAGTCCTTCATGGAGCTCCGTCACGAATTGGTTGGTCGCTGGTGGCTGTTTGGACAGTACAGTTGCTTATGAATCCTTCTATTATCCGACTAACGAGGAGGAGACGCTCGATTCCGGCCCGAAGTTGCCTCTTGTTCTGCGCCGTCCTTCACTCGAGTCTGGTCCATGCGAGATCACTC TTCATTTTGCGGAAAAGCACGAGGTCCAGCAGGTTTATGTTAGAAGCACCGCTCGAGTCTATGAAATATATTACGCTACCAATTCCGAGAATGAAAAGGAATATTTATGTACTGTTCGTTGTGGTGCTGCATTGAGAGATGAAGAAGTGCTACACACTACTGATATTGAAGGTGTATCTGCTCTTAAAAATGGGTCTAATGGAGATGTGGCCGAATCGAATTCACAACGTGGTTGTAATTCGAACACAAATGAAGATGATTGGGTTGATGTTAAAGCGCTTGATGGCCCGGCCGTTCATCATAAAAACAGTTCTTCTACATCGAAGTTTGGTGCGGACTTG GACTTTTATGAGGCTACAGCAGAAATAACGGATGCACAACCTTGCATGTCTCTTACAATCCGTCTTCTTTCACTTCAGAATAGAAGTACTGTATATGTTGATGAAGTCTATGTGTTTGCCAATCCCGTTGATTCAGAAGAAGAGGGTCCAGTGGAGAACTCAGGTCAAAATTCTCATAGTtctttgatgtccatgcttgTCCCAACCCTTCTGCAGTTATCTAAAACTACTAGCTGTAGTAAGAACAGCGACGGGCGCACTTCTAATGCAGAGGGAATACTTGCATTGCCCAAGGTTGAGCCAAAAGCTCCCCATCCAATCAATAGTGTAGCTGAACTTCAGAAGGAAGGAAAATCTTGTGCAACTGTCGACGATGAAGTGATATtgcaagaagaaaatgagtcCGACAGACCTGTACGTAAGCCCGAGGTGCCTCTACAAGTTCCTGTTAAAGAGAGGATGCGTGATGAACCGCTTAGTTGTATTGAAAGCATTTTGGGGCAGCTTGTTTCTCGAATGGACCGAATAGAGAATTGCTTTTTGaggtttgaagaaaatatgctAAGGCCCATCAACAGCATTGAAGGCAGGCTGAAGCAGGTTGAGCAGCAACTTGAAGTTTTAACTAAGGAGTCTCATGGTTCAGAATGGCCATCTTGCTACAGAATGTCTGCTCCGAGCTTTTCTGCTAACGAATCGGTTTCTAACTCGTTCTATAACAGTGGGAACGATCATCCCAGTTGTGGACCAATTGAACCGGATCAAAAGGAACTTCAATCAGGTGCATCACCTGTTGCACTTAATATACCCAATTCAGAGTGTTCTTCACTGTTGTGTCCTAGTCTTGTGGTAACTGCTCCTGAGTTTTCAAACGGCGAGGATGATGATCAGGAGCGTGTTATGGTAACTGCTTCCGAGTTTTCAAACGGAAATGATGATGGCCAAGGGAATCCAGTCCAGGAAGTTGTAGTCGATTCGCCAAAGAGTAAACCGAAGCCATCCATTGATGATGTATTGGCATCTGCTCTAGCTCAGTTCGCATTATCATCATCTTTATCAG CCAATGGCGGGAACTTGAGCCCTTCCAGGCATGACCATACTTCCAAAATTGACGAGGGAGATGGCGACGACGTTCTCGACAATCCAGAATGTAAGCATCAGAGTACCGACGGCGATGTTGGAGTTGCTTCAGCTAAACAAAGCATGAACCAAATGGAGGAACTTGAAAATGTGCAAGCTATTAATGAAACAGGTGAAGATTACATTCCAGAGAGGAGTAACATTAATGAAAACGAACCTGATAGTATTCATGTCGATGCCGATGCCGATGCCGATGTTGATGGTGATCCTATGGAGGTTACAAAAGAAGTTCGTAACATAGACATTATCCACGATGTTCTCGGATTTTCCCGTGACACATCTGTTGTGAATTTCAAGATTCCAATCCTGGATGTAAGCTTCACCACCGTTGGAGATTCGACTTCCAACGATACCCTCAAAGAGCTTCTCGGGGACATGGCGGAATCAAGCTATGGAGGAGCATCTCGTCCCAAGGAAAGTGATGATCGTACTCCTGTTGGCGAGCAATATGACCTCATTTTGGTTGAGGAAGAGGTCCAGGAGAATGCTGCCACAAGAAACTGCCCCATATCGGTTGATATGAACTACTATACCATTATGAGCGAGCCGCTGGTTACTGATGGCGAAAATTTGCAGGATTACTACTGCAACAATGATACAGCCATCTCGAGTCTTATATGA